The Gammaproteobacteria bacterium genome contains a region encoding:
- a CDS encoding S41 family peptidase, producing the protein MNNRETFRHKLLAFALAVLVVAAFGGVTYESPSANVKLPVKELRLFSDIYARVKSSYVDEVADEKLIEGAINGMLGELDPYSVYVKEQSYKDMQIGTTGKFGGLGIEVDMEGDFVKVIAPIDDTPAQRAGIIAGDLIGQIDDKVVKGMTLSEAVDLMRGRIGTEVTLTVLRENAPEPLTIKLTRAEIKIKSVRGTLLEPDFGYIRVSRFQERTSQDMLALLGNLVNENKRPLRGLILDLRSNPGGVLAEAVRVADIFLSDQSLIVYTKGRHRNAAVEYKSSTADRSGASSLVVLIDKGSASGSEIVAGALQDLKRAIVMGTRSFGKASVQIIQQLDEGSALKLTTARYYTPSGRSIHEVGIAPDIELEPIVLTEEEKEARSKISRRADLKAWLAYDNQVSAALDKLKLVAAQ; encoded by the coding sequence ATGAACAACAGAGAAACATTCCGGCACAAATTGCTCGCGTTCGCGCTGGCGGTGCTGGTGGTGGCGGCGTTCGGCGGCGTCACCTACGAGTCGCCTTCGGCCAATGTCAAACTCCCGGTCAAGGAGCTGCGCCTGTTCAGCGACATCTACGCGCGCGTCAAGAGCAGTTATGTTGACGAGGTCGCCGACGAGAAACTCATCGAGGGCGCCATCAACGGCATGTTGGGCGAACTCGACCCGTACTCCGTCTATGTGAAGGAGCAGTCCTACAAGGACATGCAAATCGGCACCACCGGCAAGTTCGGCGGCCTCGGCATTGAAGTGGACATGGAGGGCGACTTTGTCAAGGTCATCGCACCGATTGACGACACGCCCGCGCAGCGCGCCGGCATCATCGCCGGCGACCTGATCGGCCAGATTGACGACAAGGTGGTCAAGGGCATGACGCTGTCGGAGGCGGTGGACCTGATGCGGGGCCGGATCGGCACCGAGGTCACGCTGACGGTGCTGCGCGAGAACGCCCCCGAACCGCTGACCATCAAGTTGACGCGGGCCGAAATCAAGATCAAGAGCGTGCGCGGGACGCTGCTCGAGCCGGATTTCGGCTACATCCGGGTTTCCCGCTTCCAGGAGCGCACATCGCAGGACATGCTGGCGCTGCTCGGCAACCTGGTGAACGAAAACAAGCGGCCCCTGCGCGGCCTGATTCTCGACCTCAGAAGCAACCCCGGCGGCGTGCTGGCGGAGGCGGTGCGCGTCGCCGACATCTTCCTGAGCGACCAGAGTTTGATTGTCTATACCAAGGGCAGGCACCGCAACGCGGCGGTGGAGTACAAGTCCAGCACCGCCGACCGCTCGGGCGCGTCGTCGCTGGTCGTGCTGATAGACAAAGGATCGGCGTCGGGGTCGGAAATTGTCGCCGGCGCGCTGCAAGACCTCAAGCGCGCCATCGTCATGGGCACCCGCTCGTTCGGCAAGGCGTCGGTGCAGATTATCCAGCAACTGGACGAAGGCAGCGCGCTGAAACTGACGACGGCGCGCTATTACACGCCGTCGGGCCGCTCAATCCACGAAGTCGGCATCGCGCCGGACATTGAACTGGAGCCGATCGTGCTGACCGAAGAGGAAAAAGAGGCGCGCTCCAAAATCAGCCGCCGCGCCGACCTGAAGGCGTGGCTCGCCTACGACAACCAGGTCAGCGCCGCACTCGACAAACTGAAACTGGTCGCGGCGCAGTAG
- a CDS encoding TorF family putative porin: MTVLSIAALAAAPHPAAVAGDGEGYELAVSANVGFLSQYIFRGLKQSHSAANGGIDVEYGPFYIGAWAADLRSEEEGGTGGGAEYDLYAGASFAVHDMATVGVGYTTYQYTDHFDDEYNEVNLTLGLASEEFPVGLDLEYSFGDYNGDYDGDGDNDDRYSFFAATASLEGFYATVGAFSRDADGDYFEVGYGATFRDVIEVGLGIVSSDKDLDDDTRVYLSVGTSLDLL; encoded by the coding sequence GTGACGGTCCTGTCCATCGCCGCACTGGCGGCGGCGCCGCATCCGGCGGCTGTCGCCGGCGACGGCGAAGGCTACGAACTGGCGGTTTCCGCCAATGTCGGCTTTCTGTCGCAATACATTTTTCGCGGGCTGAAGCAATCCCATTCCGCCGCCAACGGCGGGATTGATGTTGAATACGGCCCGTTCTACATCGGCGCCTGGGCCGCCGACCTGAGGTCGGAGGAGGAAGGCGGCACCGGCGGCGGCGCGGAGTATGACTTGTACGCGGGCGCCTCGTTCGCGGTGCATGACATGGCGACGGTCGGCGTCGGCTACACAACCTACCAGTACACCGACCACTTCGACGACGAATACAACGAAGTCAACCTGACTCTGGGGCTGGCCTCCGAAGAGTTCCCGGTCGGCCTCGACCTGGAATACTCGTTCGGCGATTACAACGGCGACTACGACGGCGACGGCGACAACGACGACCGCTACTCGTTTTTCGCCGCCACCGCGAGCCTTGAGGGCTTCTACGCGACCGTCGGCGCCTTCAGCCGCGACGCCGACGGCGACTACTTTGAGGTCGGATACGGCGCCACTTTCAGGGATGTGATCGAGGTCGGCCTGGGCATCGTCAGTTCCGACAAGGACCTCGACGACGACACCCGGGTGTACCTGTCGGTGGGCACTTCGCTCGATTTGCTGTAA
- the nadA gene encoding quinolinate synthase NadA — translation MAANPEYFLPKVEAPETASVCALAPQYHGAERRDKMARIEERLKALDAALVSHYYVDEDLQELAERSGGFVGDSLEMAKFGRRTGASTLVVAGVRFMGETAKILNPEKRVLMPAPEATCSLDIGCPIEAFAPFCDAHPGHTVVVYANTSAAVKARADWVVTSSIALEIICHLMDRGEKILWAPDKYLGAYLARVSGADMLMWRGSCVVHEEFKHAGVLELKRRHPDAAVLVHPESPAAVIDIADAVGSTSALVRAVETLPNKRFIVATDNRIFYKMRQIAPDREFIEAPTAGEGATCRSCAHCPWMAMNGLHNLEQTLERLDNEIVIDEEIRRRALVSTRRMIDFSNGARH, via the coding sequence ATGGCGGCAAACCCGGAATATTTTCTGCCGAAAGTGGAAGCGCCTGAAACGGCCAGTGTCTGCGCGCTGGCGCCGCAGTATCACGGCGCCGAGCGCCGCGACAAGATGGCGCGCATCGAGGAAAGGCTGAAGGCGCTGGATGCGGCGCTGGTCTCTCATTACTATGTGGACGAGGACTTGCAGGAACTCGCCGAGAGAAGCGGCGGCTTCGTCGGCGATTCGCTCGAGATGGCGAAGTTCGGGCGCCGCACCGGCGCCTCGACGCTGGTCGTCGCCGGCGTCCGCTTCATGGGCGAGACCGCCAAAATCCTGAATCCCGAAAAGCGCGTGTTGATGCCGGCGCCGGAAGCGACCTGTTCGCTCGACATCGGCTGCCCAATCGAGGCGTTCGCCCCTTTCTGCGACGCGCACCCCGGCCACACGGTGGTCGTCTATGCAAACACCAGCGCCGCGGTCAAGGCGCGCGCCGACTGGGTCGTCACATCCAGCATCGCGCTTGAGATCATCTGCCACCTGATGGACCGCGGCGAGAAAATCCTGTGGGCGCCCGACAAGTATCTCGGCGCCTATCTCGCGCGCGTCAGCGGCGCCGACATGCTGATGTGGCGCGGCAGTTGCGTGGTGCACGAGGAGTTCAAGCACGCCGGCGTGCTGGAGTTGAAGCGGCGCCATCCGGATGCGGCGGTGCTGGTGCACCCCGAATCGCCGGCGGCGGTGATAGACATCGCCGACGCGGTCGGCTCGACCAGCGCGCTGGTGCGCGCGGTGGAGACGCTGCCGAACAAGCGCTTCATCGTCGCCACCGACAACCGCATCTTCTACAAGATGCGCCAAATCGCGCCCGACCGCGAATTCATCGAGGCGCCGACCGCGGGCGAGGGCGCAACCTGCAGAAGTTGCGCCCACTGCCCGTGGATGGCGATGAACGGCCTGCACAACCTTGAGCAGACGCTGGAACGCCTCGACAACGAGATTGTGATTGACGAGGAAATCCGCCGCCGCGCGCTGGTCTCGACGCGCCGCATGATTGACTTCTCAAACGGCGCGCGCCACTGA
- a CDS encoding SMP-30/gluconolactonase/LRE family protein: MPARAFAAGRARTLAALALLGAVAACTGEAWTVAWSLGDEDGVRAPESAYYDAGSGTLFISQMGEGGGGAKDGDGWISKLDTAGKILNDKWVVGLNAPKGLRSHRGTLWVTDIDRLIAIDIAGGRIAHTVEVPDAKFLNDVAIDDEGAVYVSDMQTSRIHRYHGGELSVFAEGRDMENPNGLLVEKDKLIVAAWGLDIQHDFSTAVPGRLYALDLKTRQRTDLTEPLGNLDGLEADGRGGHIVTDWVSGDVYRIRKGEVKIIMKLPKGAADIAFLTDRDRLIIPRMLENQVTAFDLKAAAF, from the coding sequence ATGCCCGCCCGCGCCTTTGCCGCAGGGCGCGCCCGAACGCTGGCGGCGCTGGCGCTGCTGGGCGCCGTCGCGGCGTGCACCGGCGAGGCATGGACCGTCGCCTGGTCGCTCGGCGACGAAGACGGCGTGCGGGCGCCGGAAAGCGCCTACTACGACGCCGGTTCCGGCACGCTGTTCATCTCCCAGATGGGCGAGGGCGGCGGCGGCGCCAAGGACGGCGACGGCTGGATATCGAAACTGGACACCGCCGGCAAAATCCTGAATGACAAATGGGTCGTCGGGCTGAACGCGCCGAAGGGCCTGCGCAGCCACCGCGGCACGCTGTGGGTCACCGACATTGACCGCCTGATTGCCATTGACATCGCCGGCGGCAGAATCGCGCACACGGTCGAGGTTCCGGATGCGAAGTTCCTGAACGATGTCGCGATTGACGACGAAGGCGCGGTCTATGTGTCCGACATGCAGACCAGCCGCATCCACCGCTACCATGGCGGCGAATTGTCGGTCTTCGCCGAAGGCCGCGACATGGAAAACCCCAACGGCCTGCTGGTTGAGAAAGACAAACTCATCGTCGCCGCCTGGGGGCTCGACATCCAGCACGACTTCAGCACCGCCGTCCCGGGCCGCCTCTACGCGCTCGACCTCAAGACGCGCCAACGCACCGACCTCACCGAACCGCTCGGCAACCTCGACGGCCTCGAGGCCGACGGCCGCGGCGGCCACATCGTAACCGACTGGGTTTCCGGCGATGTGTACCGCATCCGCAAGGGAGAAGTGAAAATCATCATGAAACTGCCCAAGGGCGCCGCCGACATCGCCTTCCTGACCGACCGCGACCGCCTGATCATACCGCGCATGCTCGAAAACCAGGTCACGGCCTTCGATCTGAAGGCCGCGGCTTTCTGA